In Quercus lobata isolate SW786 chromosome 12, ValleyOak3.0 Primary Assembly, whole genome shotgun sequence, a genomic segment contains:
- the LOC115971850 gene encoding protein EXORDIUM-like — protein sequence MASLVSTRLLLQLVLLISLFHFNLAARRLADSAETQQPLLFQYHNGPLLTGKISINLIWYGKFKPSQRAIISDFIASLSTSTPTKAQPSVATWWKTTDKYYQLSNSKNPSTLVLSMGTQIIDETYSLGKSLSNQQIEQLASKGAQANAINVVLTSDDVAVEGFCMSKCGTHGSLTGASVQGKSNKFTYIWVGNSETQCPGQCAWPFHQPIYGPQSPPLVAPNNDVGLDGMVINLASLLAGTTTNPFGNGYFQGPKDAPLEAASACPGVYGKGAYPGYAGDLLVDPTTGASYNANGGNGRKYLLPALFDPSTKSCSTLV from the coding sequence ATGGCTTCTTTAGTTTCCACACGTCTATTACTACAGCTAGTTCTACTAATCTCTCTCTTCCATTTCAACTTGGCAGCAAGGAGACTTGCTGATTCAGCTGAAACCCAACAACCTTTACTCTTCCAATACCACAATGGTCCTCTTCTCACTGGAAAAATCTCCATCAATCTCATCTGGTATGGCAAATTCAAGCCCTCACAAAGAGCTATTATCTCAGATTTCATTGCCTCCCTTTCTACTTCCACACCCACAAAAGCTCAACCCTCTGTTGCCACCTGGTGGAAAACCACTGATAAATACTACCAACTCAGCAACTCAAAGAACCCCTCCACTCTCGTACTCTCAATGGGTACCCAGATCATTGATGAGACTTACTCCTTAGGCAAATCACTCTCAAATCAGCAAATAGAACAGTTGGCATCAAAGGGTGCCCAAGCAAATGCCATCAACGTAGTTCTGACATCAGATGACGTGGCAGTTGAAGGTTTTTGTATGAGCAAGTGTGGAACCCATGGATCTCTAACAGGTGCATCTGTTCAAGGCAAAAGCAACAAATTTACTTACATCTGGGTTGGCAATTCGGAGACTCAATGCCCAGGCCAATGCGCGTGGCCATTCCACCAGCCGATCTATGGACCCCAGAGCCCTCCCCTTGTTGCTCCCAACAACGATGTGGGTCTGGACGGCATGGTCATCAACCTGGCTAGTCTCTTGGCTGGTACAACTACAAACCCATTTGGAAATGGCTACTTTCAAGGACCAAAGGACGCGCCATTAGAGGCTGCATCGGCTTGTCCTGGTGTGTATGGCAAGGGGGCTTACCCTGGCTATGCCGGGGACCTCTTGGTTGACCCAACAACAGGTGCTAGCTATAATGCAAACGGTGGCAATGGAAGGAAATACTTGCTTCCAGCTCTCTTTGACCCATCTACAAAATCTTGTTCAACTCTTGTCTGA
- the LOC115970608 gene encoding uncharacterized protein LOC115970608, giving the protein MNKALDQISKSPFTLKIEGARLPRRFNQSMFTIYNGRMDPVEHVSHFNQRMIVHSRNEALMCKVFPSSLGPMSMRWFDGLGAGSINSFKELTQAFGSHFITCSRVPWPLGFLLSLSMREKETLKIYSDKYWEMFNEIDGDFDDVTISTYKVGLPTEHSFSKSLTRKPITSVRQLMDRIDKYKRVEEDQQ; this is encoded by the coding sequence ATGAACAAGGCGTTAGACCAAATTTCCAAGTCGCCCTTCACGCTCAAGATTGAAGGGGCAAGACTTCCTCGGCGATTCAATCAATCAATGTTCACCATCTACAATGGTCGAATGGATcccgtggagcatgtgagccatttCAACCAAAGAATGATCGTCCATTCCAGGAACGAggccttgatgtgtaaggtgttCCCATCCAGCCTAGGACCCATGtcaatgagatggtttgatggcctGGGGGCAGGTTCCATAAATTCCTTCAAGGAGCTCACCCAAGCATTTGGCTCTCATTTTATTACTTGTAGTAGGGTTCCTTGGCCCTTGGGTTTCCTACTGTCCTTATCTATGCGAgaaaaggaaaccctaaagaTATACTCGGACAAatattgggagatgttcaatgagatagatggtgaTTTTGATGACGTGACTATCAGTACTTATAAGGTCGGCCTCCCAACCGAGCACAGTTTTAGTAAGTCTTTGACGAGAAAGCCTATCACTAGtgtgcgccaactcatggacagaattgacaagtataaaagggttgaGGAAGACCAGCAGTAG
- the LOC115971716 gene encoding protein EXORDIUM-like: MAFLVSTHLLLQLVLVFSFFHLNLAARRLADSAETQQPLLFQYHNGPLLTGKISINLIWYGKFKPSQRAIISDFIASLSTSTPTKAQPSVATWWKNTDKYYQLSNSKKPSTLVLSMGTQIIDEAYSLGKSLSNQQIEQLASKGAQANAINVVLTSDDVAVEGFCMSKCGTHGSLKGASVQGKSTKFAYIWVGNSETQCPGQCAWPFHQPIYGPQSPPLVAPNNDVGLDGMVINLASLLAGTTTNPFGNGYFQGPKDAPLEAASACPGVYGKGAYPGYAGDLLVDPATGASYNANGANGRKYLVPALFDPSTQTCSTLV, encoded by the coding sequence ATGGCTTTTTTAGTTTCCACACATCTATTACTACAGCTAGTTCTAGTATTCTCTTTCTTCCATCTCAACTTGGCAGCAAGAAGACTTGCTGATTCAGCTGAAACCCAACAACCATTACTCTTCCAATACCACAATGGTCCTCTTCTCACTGGAAAAATCTCCATTAATCTCATCTGGTATGGCAAATTCAAGCCCTCTCAAAGAGCTATTATCTCAGATTTCATTGCTTCCCTTTCTACTTCCACGCCCACAAAAGCTCAACCCTCTGTTGCAACCTGGTGGAAAAACACTGATAAATACTACCAACTCAGCAACTCAAAGAAGCCCTCCACTCTTGTACTCTCAATGGGTACCCAGATCATTGATGAGGCTTACTCCTTAGGCAAATCACTCTCAAATCAGCAAATAGAACAGTTGGCATCAAAGGGTGCCCAAGCAAATGCCATCAACGTGGTTCTGACATCAGATGACGTGGCAGTTGAAGGTTTTTGTATGAGCAAGTGTGGAACCCATGGATCTCTAAAGGGTGCATCTGTTCAAGGCAAAAGCACCAAATTTGCTTACATTTGGGTTGGCAATTCGGAGACTCAATGCCCAGGTCAATGCGCGTGGCCATTCCACCAGCCCATCTATGGACCCCAGAGCCCACCCCTGGTTGCCCCCAACAACGATGTGGGTCTGGACGGAATGGTCATTAACCTGGCTAGCCTCTTGGCTGGTACAACTACAAACCCATTTGGAAATGGCTACTTCCAAGGACCAAAGGACGCACCATTAGAGGCTGCATCTGCTTGTCCTGGTGTGTATGGCAAGGGGGCTTACCCTGGTTATGCTGGGGACCTTTTGGTGGACCCTGCGACAGGTGCTAGCTATAATGCAAATGGTGCTAATGGAAGGAAATACTTGGTCCCAGCCCTCTTTGACCCATCTACCCAAACATGTTCAACTCTTGTATGA